A genomic window from Levilactobacillus yonginensis includes:
- a CDS encoding MFS transporter: protein MDETEREHGPWRRNLRVLWFCTFVAGMAFSEIMPFLSLYISSLGDYTKSQVTMYSGLVYAADFFVSAIASPLWGMVADRKGRKLMLLRSSLGTAGAMALMGFATSVWQLVALRALQGVFAGFISNAQALVASQTPRNHSGASLSTLMTGVTSGMLLGPVIGGVLAQVFSIRLTFFITAALLFITFIMSWVLVEEKFKPVQKKPASERSHNPLAAFPNPKLILVLLTSTLIVQFGNISISPIISLYVKELMHNVGPITVVAGVIAALPGISNIFASPRLGRYGDEHGSGKVLIFGYVFAFLMYLPQGLVTSVWVLGILRFMIGISDGALFPEIQTLLTKNSPVELTSTVFSWNQSFQAIGNMLGSLLGGWIAGVFNYNAVFFSTAALMLINLALIWWLVPEIRKSKVQSAA, encoded by the coding sequence TTGGACGAAACTGAAAGAGAACACGGACCTTGGCGTCGTAATCTGCGGGTTCTCTGGTTTTGTACGTTCGTTGCCGGCATGGCTTTCAGTGAAATCATGCCATTTTTATCGTTATATATTAGTAGTTTAGGTGATTACACCAAATCACAAGTCACCATGTACAGTGGATTAGTCTACGCGGCCGACTTCTTTGTCAGCGCCATCGCCTCACCACTTTGGGGTATGGTTGCTGACCGCAAGGGACGGAAACTCATGCTGCTTCGGTCTTCATTAGGTACGGCCGGTGCTATGGCATTGATGGGTTTTGCTACCAGCGTTTGGCAGTTGGTGGCACTGCGAGCCCTCCAGGGGGTCTTCGCCGGTTTCATTTCTAACGCGCAGGCCTTGGTGGCCTCGCAGACACCGCGGAATCACAGTGGGGCTTCCCTCAGCACTTTAATGACTGGTGTTACTAGCGGAATGCTGCTGGGCCCCGTCATCGGTGGTGTACTAGCACAGGTTTTCTCAATCCGATTAACTTTCTTCATCACCGCTGCTCTGTTATTCATCACCTTTATCATGAGCTGGGTCTTAGTAGAGGAAAAGTTCAAACCAGTTCAAAAGAAACCAGCGTCGGAACGCAGCCACAATCCACTGGCCGCCTTCCCGAATCCTAAACTAATTCTGGTGCTTCTGACATCGACCTTGATTGTCCAATTTGGGAACATTTCCATTTCTCCCATCATCAGTCTCTACGTCAAGGAACTGATGCACAACGTTGGTCCCATTACCGTGGTTGCCGGAGTCATTGCAGCCCTGCCCGGAATTTCAAACATCTTTGCCTCGCCACGACTAGGACGTTACGGTGATGAACACGGCTCTGGTAAGGTACTCATCTTCGGTTATGTTTTCGCGTTCCTGATGTACCTGCCACAAGGACTGGTCACCAGTGTCTGGGTCTTGGGGATTCTCCGGTTTATGATTGGTATTTCTGATGGGGCCCTGTTCCCTGAAATTCAAACGTTGTTGACCAAAAATTCACCGGTCGAGTTAACTTCCACCGTCTTCAGTTGGAACCAGTCCTTCCAAGCAATTGGAAACATGCTAGGATCACTATTAGGTGGGTGGATTGCCGGGGTCTTCAACTACAACGCAGTCTTCTTCTCAACGGCGGCCCTTATGCTGATCAACCTCGCGTTGATTTGGTGGCTCGTCCCAGAAATCCGCAAATCTAAGGTTCAATCGGCCGCTTAA
- a CDS encoding MalY/PatB family protein — MRYNFSEMVDRRHTASIKWDVKDKELPMWVADMDFRTAPEIVAAIKQKAETGIFGYEEVPAAYFEAVQHWYATEHDWAPNTDWMRFVTGVVPALSSAVRRISHLGDNVLIQAPVYNIFYNSILNNGRHVLSSDLVEDKGTYSIDWTDLADKMADPLTTMMILCNPHNPIGLIWQPADLKRIATLAAANHVTIFADEIHGDITDPGYGYTPFASVSDDAAMNSVTAVSPSKTFNVAALHAATLIIPNENLRNQVDRGINSEELAEPNAFAIPGSIAAYTKGADWVHELNTTITANKQILSKFIGNQLPKLHVIAGHATYLVWIDCHEITNDTTALCDHIRQTTGLYISAGEVYGGDGHHCIRINVACPAERLKDGLNRLAKGVASFK; from the coding sequence ATGCGTTATAACTTTTCTGAAATGGTCGACCGCCGCCACACCGCTTCTATCAAGTGGGACGTTAAGGACAAAGAGCTCCCCATGTGGGTAGCCGACATGGATTTTCGGACGGCTCCCGAAATCGTAGCGGCCATCAAGCAAAAGGCAGAAACCGGTATCTTCGGCTATGAAGAAGTACCTGCCGCCTACTTTGAGGCGGTTCAACACTGGTACGCCACCGAACACGACTGGGCACCCAACACCGACTGGATGCGTTTTGTAACCGGTGTGGTCCCAGCACTTTCATCAGCCGTGCGCCGCATTAGTCATCTTGGCGATAACGTACTGATTCAAGCGCCTGTTTACAATATCTTCTATAACTCCATTCTTAACAATGGCCGCCACGTCCTTTCCAGCGATTTAGTTGAAGATAAAGGAACCTACAGCATCGATTGGACAGACTTAGCGGATAAGATGGCAGACCCCCTCACCACCATGATGATTCTATGTAATCCACACAATCCGATTGGCCTCATCTGGCAACCGGCTGACCTCAAACGAATCGCAACCCTGGCGGCAGCAAACCATGTGACCATCTTCGCTGACGAAATTCATGGTGATATTACCGACCCTGGATATGGTTACACGCCGTTTGCATCCGTTAGTGATGACGCAGCCATGAATAGTGTTACCGCTGTGTCTCCCAGCAAAACCTTCAACGTAGCCGCCCTGCACGCAGCAACGTTGATTATTCCTAACGAAAATTTGCGTAACCAAGTCGACCGGGGAATCAACAGTGAGGAATTAGCTGAACCCAACGCCTTTGCCATCCCCGGGAGTATCGCTGCTTATACCAAGGGTGCTGACTGGGTTCATGAGTTAAATACCACCATCACGGCTAACAAGCAAATACTGAGCAAATTCATCGGCAACCAGCTACCAAAACTCCACGTAATTGCTGGCCACGCTACTTACTTGGTGTGGATTGACTGCCATGAAATCACGAATGACACCACCGCACTCTGCGACCACATTCGGCAAACAACTGGCTTATATATTTCAGCTGGCGAAGTTTACGGTGGTGACGGTCATCACTGCATTCGTATTAATGTTGCTTGTCCTGCTGAACGCCTCAAAGACGGCCTGAACCGTCTAGCTAAAGGTGTTGCCAGCTTTAAATAA
- a CDS encoding betaine/proline/choline family ABC transporter ATP-binding protein (Members of the family are the ATP-binding subunit of ABC transporters for substrates such as betaine, L-proline or other amino acids, choline, carnitine, etc. The substrate specificity is best determined from the substrate-binding subunit, rather than this subunit, as it interacts with the permease subunit and not with substrate directly.): MLLSMEHLRKEYPNGKIAVDDFNLEVDRGEFIAFIGTSGSGKTTTMRMINRMLNQTSGTIKINGKDISKMDPVKLRRSIGYVIQNTGLMPHMTIQENIEMVPKLLGWSKEKREEQAHKMIALAQLPDEMLQRYPGELSGGQQQRIGVVRALAADQELILMDEPFGALDPITRESLQDLVKHLQEDLGKTFIFVTHDMDEALNLSTKVVIMSQGKQVQVDTPENILRHPANEFVTNLIGEERLIRAQPNILTVSQIMLKNPAAITPDKTLEDAIDQMHERRVDTLLVTDKDNVLQGFVDLDDINRIADAHTPVSRFTQDRVFYVKANALIGDTVDRILKKGVKNVPVVDEKKHLVGIVTRTALVDIVYDALRGAPDANEKPASPINADIHAAATREGGEMPQ, translated from the coding sequence ATGCTACTTTCAATGGAACATCTACGTAAAGAATATCCTAACGGTAAAATAGCCGTCGACGACTTCAACTTAGAGGTCGACCGCGGCGAATTTATTGCCTTCATTGGGACGTCTGGTTCCGGTAAGACCACGACCATGCGGATGATCAATCGCATGCTCAACCAAACTTCCGGTACCATCAAGATCAACGGTAAGGATATTTCCAAGATGGATCCAGTCAAGCTCCGGCGGTCAATCGGCTACGTGATTCAAAACACCGGGCTGATGCCCCATATGACCATTCAAGAAAACATTGAAATGGTGCCGAAACTATTGGGTTGGTCCAAGGAAAAGCGCGAAGAACAGGCACATAAGATGATTGCCCTGGCACAGTTACCAGATGAAATGCTGCAACGCTACCCCGGAGAGCTATCCGGGGGGCAGCAGCAACGGATTGGGGTCGTCCGCGCCCTAGCTGCCGATCAAGAGCTTATTTTAATGGATGAACCCTTTGGGGCTTTGGACCCCATCACACGTGAATCACTTCAGGACCTGGTTAAGCACTTACAAGAGGACCTCGGCAAGACCTTCATTTTCGTCACCCACGATATGGATGAAGCGCTGAACCTCTCAACCAAAGTCGTGATCATGAGTCAAGGGAAGCAGGTCCAGGTCGACACACCCGAAAATATTCTCCGTCACCCCGCCAACGAGTTCGTCACGAACTTGATTGGAGAGGAACGCCTGATCAGAGCACAACCAAACATCCTGACGGTTAGTCAGATCATGTTAAAGAACCCTGCCGCTATCACGCCTGACAAGACGTTGGAAGACGCCATTGATCAAATGCATGAGCGGCGAGTTGATACACTGTTGGTTACCGACAAGGACAACGTCTTGCAAGGGTTTGTTGACTTAGATGACATCAACCGTATCGCAGACGCCCACACGCCGGTCAGTCGGTTCACGCAAGATCGGGTTTTCTACGTTAAAGCAAACGCGTTGATCGGTGACACTGTTGACCGTATCTTGAAAAAGGGTGTGAAGAACGTACCCGTTGTCGATGAGAAAAAACACTTAGTCGGCATCGTTACGCGGACTGCCCTCGTAGATATCGTCTACGATGCCTTACGCGGCGCACCTGACGCTAATGAGAAACCAGCTTCACCAATTAATGCTGACATCCATGCTGCCGCAACCCGTGAAGGAGGCGAAATGCCACAATGA
- a CDS encoding DUF3737 family protein — MTKTLNQQTFTGERVLFQAHDLHITNSTFVDGESPLKHGANLTIDHTIFKYKYPLWYTNNAQLDYTTWQPDAHAGIWYTTNLTMSNSMVRATKTFRHASYLKINDVTFADAGETLWWCDHVELNNVTASGDYFGMNNDHVVANNLKITGNYAFDGSKNVEVHNSTFITHDAFWNCDNVTVYDSTIIGEYLAWNTKNITFINCWLESDQGLCYVEHLTLKNCSLLNTDLSFEYCSDIDADINTTIDSVKNPISGKISAPKIGQVIFDDPQIDASRTTITTTEEEHN; from the coding sequence TTGACAAAAACATTAAACCAACAAACATTTACGGGGGAACGGGTCCTCTTTCAGGCACACGACCTCCATATCACCAATAGCACCTTTGTCGACGGCGAATCACCATTGAAACACGGTGCTAATCTCACCATCGATCACACAATTTTTAAATACAAGTATCCACTGTGGTATACCAACAATGCCCAGCTCGACTACACAACGTGGCAGCCAGATGCCCACGCCGGCATCTGGTACACGACCAACCTCACCATGAGTAATTCAATGGTCCGTGCCACCAAGACTTTTCGGCACGCTAGTTATTTAAAAATAAACGATGTGACCTTTGCGGACGCTGGCGAGACACTCTGGTGGTGTGACCACGTCGAGTTGAACAACGTGACTGCTAGCGGCGATTACTTTGGTATGAACAATGATCACGTGGTGGCCAACAATCTGAAGATTACCGGTAACTACGCCTTTGATGGGAGTAAAAACGTTGAGGTCCACAACTCCACGTTCATCACGCACGATGCTTTTTGGAACTGTGATAACGTGACCGTGTACGATTCCACCATCATCGGCGAGTATCTGGCTTGGAACACTAAGAATATCACCTTCATCAACTGTTGGCTGGAAAGTGATCAGGGGCTGTGTTACGTTGAACACCTAACGTTAAAGAATTGTTCGCTGCTCAATACTGACCTGTCCTTTGAGTACTGTTCAGACATTGATGCCGACATCAATACCACCATTGATAGTGTTAAGAACCCTATCAGTGGTAAGATTTCTGCACCGAAGATCGGTCAAGTAATCTTTGACGATCCCCAGATTGACGCTTCGCGAACGACTATCACAACGACTGAGGAGGAACATAACTAA
- a CDS encoding Dyp-type peroxidase encodes MPINPADAQDVYRDAGDNIMFTTYLIDRDHLDSDRDALAEFADRLAAIERSMAIRYPDAQLKVAFGIGATAWQLLFPTANRPKELVDFQAVQGPKYTAPATPGDLFLHVRAKEMAVVYEVLDQAREFLRDWTTVVDETPGFRYFEGRAIIGFIDGTENPAGPDATQYALIGDEDPEFSNGSYAFAQKYEHNMDAWNALKTEDQEKSIGRHKFSDRELEDNEKLPNAHNIASQDNEDDIEHKIVRMNVPYALPGQGIVGTYFIGYARHFTVTQRMLTNMFSQSDRLLDFSTPITGNAFFIPSRRLLERIADGDYFPEA; translated from the coding sequence ATGCCTATTAACCCTGCCGACGCCCAAGACGTTTACCGTGATGCTGGTGACAATATCATGTTTACTACCTACTTGATTGACCGTGACCACTTAGATTCAGACCGTGACGCCCTCGCCGAGTTTGCCGACCGCCTAGCTGCCATCGAACGGAGTATGGCTATCCGTTATCCGGACGCCCAGTTGAAAGTGGCGTTTGGAATTGGGGCGACTGCTTGGCAACTCCTCTTTCCAACCGCTAATCGGCCCAAAGAACTCGTTGACTTCCAGGCGGTTCAGGGGCCAAAATACACGGCACCAGCCACACCGGGTGACCTTTTTCTGCATGTTCGGGCCAAAGAAATGGCCGTCGTCTATGAAGTCTTAGACCAGGCTCGCGAGTTTCTCCGTGATTGGACGACCGTCGTTGACGAAACACCGGGATTTCGGTACTTTGAAGGCCGCGCTATCATCGGCTTCATCGATGGCACAGAAAATCCGGCTGGTCCCGACGCGACACAATACGCCTTGATTGGAGACGAAGACCCAGAATTCAGCAACGGTTCTTACGCTTTCGCCCAAAAGTACGAACACAACATGGACGCATGGAACGCCCTCAAGACTGAAGACCAGGAGAAGTCGATTGGCCGACATAAGTTTAGCGACCGCGAGCTAGAAGATAATGAAAAGTTGCCTAATGCTCATAATATTGCTTCGCAGGACAACGAAGATGACATTGAACACAAAATTGTGCGCATGAACGTACCGTACGCCCTGCCTGGCCAAGGCATCGTGGGAACCTACTTCATCGGCTATGCTCGTCACTTCACCGTGACCCAGCGCATGCTGACTAACATGTTCAGCCAAAGTGACCGGCTCTTAGACTTCAGCACTCCCATCACTGGGAACGCCTTCTTCATCCCATCGCGCCGCCTACTTGAACGAATTGCCGATGGTGATTACTTCCCAGAAGCCTAA
- a CDS encoding osmoprotectant ABC transporter substrate-binding protein: MRKHLRKWLAGLLVVIAILPLSGCSFSLPGLSGSGDNTVRIASQNTTEQQIMAYMIQGMITHYTKLDSTIINNLGSGNVSFNALKNKQADISSIRFYGTDLTTVLNEKFERDPAKVKSTVKDEFQNRYHMTYLKDYGFSDTYAWMVKQSYAKKHNLQTVSDLQKLSPNMTVGIDQIWQNRQGDGYPAFQKMYGFGFGKVLPMQTGLLYDALSADKMDAILGYSTDGRVSSYHLKLLKDDKNFFPPYDAAPVATDAILKAHPELKPVLNRLAGKISLKTMQTLNYKVDDQLEEPQTVANDFLKAHHYFEGGND; this comes from the coding sequence ATGCGAAAACATTTACGCAAATGGCTCGCCGGACTTCTGGTAGTCATTGCAATATTACCGTTAAGTGGTTGCAGCTTCAGTTTACCTGGGCTATCCGGTTCGGGCGACAACACCGTTCGTATCGCCTCTCAGAACACAACTGAGCAGCAGATCATGGCCTACATGATTCAAGGCATGATCACCCACTACACCAAATTAGATTCAACCATCATCAACAACCTGGGCTCTGGTAACGTTAGTTTCAATGCCCTAAAAAATAAGCAAGCTGACATCTCGTCCATCCGATTCTACGGGACCGACTTAACGACCGTCCTGAATGAGAAATTCGAACGGGACCCCGCCAAGGTCAAGTCGACCGTCAAAGATGAATTTCAGAACCGTTACCATATGACCTATCTTAAGGATTATGGGTTCTCAGATACCTACGCCTGGATGGTCAAGCAGAGCTATGCCAAGAAACACAACCTGCAGACCGTCAGCGACTTGCAAAAACTTTCACCCAACATGACCGTCGGGATTGACCAAATCTGGCAGAACCGTCAAGGAGACGGCTACCCCGCCTTCCAGAAAATGTACGGTTTCGGCTTTGGTAAAGTTTTACCGATGCAGACTGGACTGCTCTACGATGCACTATCTGCCGATAAAATGGACGCCATCTTGGGTTACTCCACCGATGGCCGGGTCTCCAGCTATCATTTGAAATTGCTAAAGGATGACAAGAACTTCTTCCCGCCTTACGATGCCGCACCGGTTGCGACCGACGCCATCCTAAAGGCCCATCCGGAATTGAAGCCCGTCTTAAACCGGTTGGCTGGCAAGATTTCCTTGAAGACCATGCAGACGTTGAACTACAAGGTGGACGACCAACTCGAAGAACCACAGACCGTGGCCAACGACTTTTTGAAGGCGCACCACTACTTTGAAGGGGGGAACGACTAG
- a CDS encoding ABC transporter permease has translation MKDMDLFNQLIYYFSHNGMYVLSQFNQTFLVSIYGVLLGAIVGIPLGIWISQYRRLSPVIIGIANVIQTVPSLAMLSILMLGLGLGENTVIATVFLYSLLPIIKNTYTGMLSVDGDVLDAGKGMGMTRFQVMKTIRIPLSLSVIIAGIRNALVIGIGITVIGSFIGSGGLGDIIVRGTNATNGGAIILAGALPTALMAIITDLVLSFIEKRLTPKTSSEG, from the coding sequence ATGAAAGACATGGATCTGTTCAATCAGTTAATTTACTATTTCAGCCATAACGGGATGTACGTCCTCAGTCAATTCAACCAGACGTTCCTGGTCTCCATCTACGGCGTGCTCCTGGGCGCCATTGTGGGGATTCCGCTGGGGATCTGGATTTCCCAGTACCGGCGGCTCTCACCAGTGATCATCGGGATTGCGAACGTGATTCAGACGGTGCCTTCACTGGCGATGCTGTCGATTCTGATGTTAGGCTTAGGACTCGGGGAAAATACGGTGATTGCGACCGTCTTCCTCTACTCCCTCTTACCCATCATCAAGAACACCTATACTGGGATGCTCAGTGTCGATGGTGACGTACTGGACGCTGGTAAAGGAATGGGGATGACGCGGTTCCAAGTCATGAAGACCATTCGGATTCCACTGTCGCTCTCCGTCATCATTGCTGGGATTCGTAATGCGCTGGTTATCGGAATTGGGATTACCGTTATCGGCTCGTTCATCGGTTCCGGTGGGCTCGGAGACATCATCGTCCGCGGGACCAACGCAACGAATGGTGGGGCAATCATCCTGGCCGGTGCCTTGCCAACCGCTTTAATGGCAATCATCACCGACCTGGTACTGTCCTTCATCGAAAAACGCTTAACGCCGAAGACTTCTTCGGAGGGTTAA
- a CDS encoding glycosyltransferase family 2 protein has translation MKLVSEPRLTIVVPCYNEEPVLQTSAQILNGILQKLITTNQVRTDSKILFVDDGSQDTTWDLITQLGQQNAVFTGLKFSRNYGQESALIAGMEVANRHSDFIITIDADLQDDPQIIPDMVTQALHGIDVVYGVRNDRASDSWFKRTSAEGFYWFMKKLGVELVPNHSDFRLLTNRVVTALMACKESNPFIRGIIPQLGFPSAKLYYKRQPRQAGKSKYPLHKMIQFALDGILSFSIAPIRMVLYFGLLVCGGALVMLLWILIQHAHGDVVTGWSSIMLSVWFLGGFQLIAISIIGEYVGRTFTEVKHRPRFIIQTDTYSKTFKSTESAKSPLTRQTVTK, from the coding sequence ATGAAACTAGTCAGTGAACCACGGCTAACCATTGTGGTACCGTGCTATAACGAGGAACCGGTGCTGCAAACCAGCGCCCAGATTCTCAATGGGATTCTACAAAAGCTGATCACCACCAATCAAGTCCGCACAGATAGTAAGATCCTCTTTGTCGACGATGGTAGTCAGGACACTACGTGGGACTTAATTACCCAGTTAGGCCAGCAGAATGCTGTTTTTACCGGTCTAAAATTCAGTCGAAACTACGGCCAAGAGTCCGCGTTAATCGCCGGTATGGAAGTCGCCAATCGCCATTCAGATTTTATCATTACGATTGACGCCGACTTACAGGATGACCCTCAAATCATCCCCGACATGGTTACCCAAGCCCTACACGGCATCGACGTGGTCTATGGTGTTCGCAACGACCGAGCCAGCGATTCCTGGTTCAAACGAACTAGTGCGGAGGGGTTCTACTGGTTCATGAAGAAGCTCGGCGTTGAGCTGGTTCCCAACCATTCGGACTTCCGGTTGCTCACAAACCGGGTTGTGACCGCACTCATGGCGTGCAAGGAAAGCAACCCTTTCATTCGGGGTATCATCCCACAGCTAGGATTTCCATCAGCTAAGCTCTACTACAAACGCCAACCACGTCAGGCCGGCAAGTCAAAGTATCCACTACACAAAATGATTCAGTTTGCCCTAGATGGGATTCTGTCCTTCTCCATCGCGCCAATCCGGATGGTTCTGTACTTCGGCCTACTGGTCTGCGGTGGCGCCTTAGTTATGCTGTTATGGATTCTCATCCAGCACGCTCACGGCGATGTCGTGACCGGTTGGAGCTCTATCATGCTTTCCGTCTGGTTCTTAGGCGGCTTCCAACTCATCGCTATCAGTATTATTGGAGAATACGTGGGTCGGACCTTCACCGAAGTTAAGCACCGGCCCCGGTTTATCATTCAAACTGACACTTACTCCAAGACGTTTAAATCAACCGAATCAGCCAAGTCGCCACTCACTCGTCAAACAGTCACTAAATAA
- a CDS encoding ABC transporter permease — protein MMHFLATYGTQLLSKTGQHLLISAAALGLGVIVAVPLGILLTRMKRGANLVMSLAGVLQTIPAMALLAMMIPIFGIGSTPAIVALFIYSLLPILRNTYLGMQGVSPTVRDAAKGMGMTWWQMMTRAEIPLAAPVIMSGIRLSATYVIAWATLASYIGAGGLGDFIFNGLNLYRSDLILGGSIPVILLALLVDYLLGKVERAVMPKPLR, from the coding sequence ATGATGCACTTTTTAGCAACTTATGGGACTCAACTGCTCAGTAAGACGGGGCAACACCTGTTGATCTCCGCAGCTGCCCTGGGGCTAGGTGTCATCGTGGCCGTTCCGCTGGGAATCTTACTCACCCGCATGAAACGCGGCGCTAACCTGGTAATGTCACTGGCCGGGGTGCTGCAAACCATCCCCGCCATGGCCCTGTTAGCGATGATGATTCCTATCTTTGGTATCGGCTCCACACCTGCCATTGTGGCCCTCTTCATTTACTCGTTGTTACCGATCCTCCGCAACACTTATTTAGGCATGCAGGGGGTCTCACCGACCGTCCGGGATGCCGCTAAAGGGATGGGCATGACCTGGTGGCAAATGATGACCCGCGCCGAGATTCCGTTGGCCGCGCCCGTCATCATGTCTGGGATTCGGCTATCCGCCACCTACGTGATTGCCTGGGCCACACTGGCTTCCTACATTGGTGCCGGCGGTCTCGGGGACTTCATTTTTAATGGGCTGAACCTTTATCGATCCGACCTGATTCTTGGCGGCTCAATTCCCGTTATCCTGTTGGCGTTACTCGTCGACTATCTGCTGGGTAAAGTGGAACGCGCTGTCATGCCCAAGCCATTACGATAG
- a CDS encoding Crp/Fnr family transcriptional regulator yields the protein MTHSPFKCVQGAPIFRGLDDAAIAELAKISVHQQAVKKGTVLYDPTTKLDRMMIVDQGRVKVYQLNENGKEKVLYMLRDGAIDSEAALFANRNHFNYAEVVEDAKICSIRRDDFQSLMHREPAVAFNLLNILGERLTELESVSALTGNLKSKNRVLAYLQQIGREKQAAQFELPVRKKELASFLGITPETLSRQLGLLVDDGLIALAGKRVTLL from the coding sequence ATGACCCATTCACCGTTTAAATGTGTCCAGGGCGCCCCAATTTTTCGCGGATTGGACGATGCTGCAATTGCTGAACTGGCGAAGATTTCCGTTCACCAACAGGCCGTGAAGAAGGGGACTGTGTTGTACGATCCCACCACCAAGCTTGACCGAATGATGATTGTCGATCAGGGACGGGTCAAAGTCTATCAGCTCAACGAAAATGGTAAGGAGAAGGTGCTCTACATGTTGCGGGATGGTGCCATTGATAGCGAAGCGGCACTGTTTGCCAATCGGAATCACTTTAACTATGCCGAGGTCGTCGAGGACGCTAAAATTTGTTCCATCAGACGGGACGATTTTCAATCATTGATGCATCGGGAACCCGCGGTGGCCTTTAATTTGTTGAATATCCTAGGTGAGCGGCTAACCGAACTGGAGTCCGTGTCAGCGTTGACTGGTAATTTAAAATCTAAGAATCGGGTATTGGCTTATCTCCAGCAGATCGGTCGGGAAAAACAGGCGGCACAATTTGAGTTGCCGGTTCGGAAGAAGGAATTGGCTAGTTTTCTGGGTATTACGCCGGAGACTTTGAGTCGCCAGTTGGGACTTCTGGTAGATGATGGTTTGATTGCTTTAGCGGGGAAACGGGTAACTTTGCTGTAG
- a CDS encoding NAD(P)H-binding protein, whose protein sequence is MKRILLAGALDTTSQTFVRQLSQNSHVSLTVYTPSAVDLPQSVMALTGETLDEGGLTAAMLDQDMVVALVPTIKLTQTVSTLITAAQAAGARRLLVGRTDDIVELPGQIRDARRQLMTAGLDFDLVDGFGEINTLLAINPAPVKVFGSDDADVPLTKFAG, encoded by the coding sequence TTGAAAAGAATCCTGCTCGCTGGGGCGTTAGACACGACCAGCCAAACCTTTGTCCGCCAACTCAGTCAAAATAGTCACGTGAGTTTAACCGTGTACACGCCGAGTGCGGTCGACTTACCGCAATCTGTCATGGCACTGACCGGTGAGACGTTGGACGAGGGTGGCTTAACGGCCGCCATGCTCGACCAAGATATGGTGGTGGCCTTGGTGCCAACTATCAAATTAACCCAGACGGTGTCAACGCTGATTACCGCGGCCCAGGCTGCTGGAGCGCGCCGGTTGTTGGTCGGTCGAACTGACGACATTGTGGAATTGCCCGGCCAAATCAGAGATGCCCGGCGGCAACTAATGACGGCTGGCCTGGACTTTGACCTCGTGGATGGCTTTGGCGAAATCAACACGCTGTTGGCAATTAACCCAGCGCCCGTTAAGGTTTTTGGGAGCGACGATGCTGACGTGCCCCTAACTAAGTTCGCGGGGTAA